Proteins from a single region of Lentimicrobium saccharophilum:
- a CDS encoding GNAT family N-acetyltransferase, translated as MKSTIIDTGEKFILNHEGMESYLAYRRRGEVLDFYSAYVPGSLRGKGLASDLILHGMHYAVMNGLRVRPSHPAVLRFLEINREWEYLTVYSLN; from the coding sequence ATGAAAAGCACCATCATTGATACCGGTGAAAAGTTTATCTTAAATCATGAAGGAATGGAATCCTACCTTGCTTATCGCCGCCGGGGAGAGGTGCTGGATTTTTACAGTGCCTATGTTCCGGGATCGCTCAGAGGTAAAGGGCTCGCTTCCGATCTGATCCTTCACGGTATGCACTATGCAGTTATGAATGGTTTGCGTGTCAGGCCTTCCCATCCGGCGGTGCTCCGCTTTCTGGAGATCAACCGCGAATGGGAGTATCTTACCGTTTACAGCCTCAATTAA
- a CDS encoding HYR domain-containing protein: MKANASPEHISTVRSLSRTAARTAIVRCKPLRLSAPALQLLPARFSRTCVRARACYLILSFLLISLNIKAQQPVVLTWPLTSPNETAIPSPYATLSFSAGKGVDSLRFSEAFGVMANGWNTDNQDPEAYFEYTLTPAPGTSLEINRLNFEVSLSRVNMRTSVQYSYDGFRMQKTQIGHTIYIATHEPRNLPVKTSLRVAYPQTLSIRVYGWSTVDYLVDFCTRNVSFDAVVFGRDLLAEIPTDTLSPQTELPEIEPVTPETLAALPATEDSPKLPPSDTTQITEPLAALGVLPPQDTLVGGGKEGEKAPLGTVTITTSQNWTVPAGVYEITVECWGGGGGGGGAYIGAGGGGGGGAYQVATFAVSVGQVYNITVGGGGSSGSNQNGGNGGTTTVTGPGGSLTANGGYGGIRGEGYRYWDWGSFSYIYVNDYGNGGNGGAGAFSGGNGGNSSGNGAGGGGGAGNNGSGTAGGNTATGAGGAGNPNVVPYVGGNGGAYRNSNGGGNNASIPSGGGGGARSVSSTSSGSGGTGARGQVIISWPACVDPTIYNVTGGGSYCSGGAGLPVGVDNSEADVNYQLFRGATALAIINGTGGAITFGNQTVAGTYTVVATRTVGGCTSIMNGSATITINPLSVAPTAITGTTTICTGSSTTLTVSGGTLGTGATVQWFTGSCGGTSAGTGNSITVNPTVATTYYVRYSGTCNTTTCASATVTVNEDNTVSPASYSPSLCINSALNPSITHTTTGATGIGAATGLPAGVFAAWAANTITISGTPTASGTFNYSIPLTGGCGPTIYATGTIIVNPLPVATITGPTPVCQGEAGQVYTTQVGMTNYNWSIAGGTINSGNTTASVSVTWNTPGNQSISVYYTNGNGCTGNAVTFPVLVNPTPVAVSPGDQSFCNGIATPVINLTGTPSGVTFNVSGGTGIGLANQNGITAIPSFVPTTGTATISITPVANGCTGSPVTFTITVYDLPTAVAPSDQMYCNGETTTVISLSGTPTGVVFDISGGAAVGLANQTGVTQIPSFTATTGSATVTITPQANGCTGTAVTYDILVHPTPTVTSPGNLVYCHNVTTTPINLNGTPSGVVFDISGGTSIGLADQTGVTAIPSFTTIAGIATITITPRANGCTGTPGTFTITVQSVPTAGSIAADQYICFGGTPDPITSVQNGTGDGDITYRWERSVSPFTVWTTIAGATTAGYNPGPLAFTTQFRRYTVSTLNGIACESAASNVVTITIQDVAVTAGSIGYSQTICYNGTPDNLVSVVDGTATAGATVSYEWQINTGAWVLLPGENNATLNISTPHTVTTSYRRRTVATLAGNSCYSDWTLQVTITVIRPVTAGSIAASQTICNGDTPAALTSVTAGASPGATITYRWEQSTDLGVNWTTIAGATTAGYAPGALTQTTWYRRITIATQNGTSCESVPTNTVIITVQDVVNPGSIAASQTICYGATPAPLTSVTPGSGSSSPAYSWEYSINGGATWIPIAGATGAGYAPGALTQTTWYRRITTCTVNGVNCSAASAHVVITVQGQVIPPTVTANQTICYNTTPAILNRTNATGGSGTFTYQWQSSTDNVNFTNVGASGPTYQPPALTVTTYYRVAVTDASCGGPYFSNVVTITVRAQLVAPEICCDQVVCYGYAADAITITSPPTGGVGTYSYQWQWSNNGTEPWTNQAGAIFPSYTPAIFDRYYRLVVTDPCGTVYSNAVHITSSVSFSLSFTGSGYPSNQVCPGYSFNYEIWSGGITLSGKTIKYSWSADPNFVSPSTGGPIGNVWGFLIYLYWAEIDFTVFNYTNQTVTTTINIYPTVYNNNGTVYCNLSPQPFPVTIRPFMLACPSDITANTSPGSCTAQVSIPNIQWVPNSCTSTVTWTMSGATTGSGTGNMNTRTFNQGVTTVTYSSVMNGQNTTCSFTVTVTDNEAPAITCPVNITRNTDLNQCAASIATPNPTFSDNCGGAAGVTLLTWSMSGATTGTSPMTGINYVGTQTFNPGVTTINYSAEDAAGNKNTCSYTVTVTDNQSPTFTSCPSNYNVSTDEGICSATFDPADPAVTDNCYDLLAVTWVMTGATTGNSPATGINFLGTTTFNTGVTTITYTAVDPGGNNATCSFTVTVTDNEAPAFTFCPPGYSVNAGPGRCDAEINTQNPEYFDNCGISGLTWTITGATTGSGTGNIGQYTFNVGTSIVVYTLADNSAPPVTATCTYEVRVIDNQPPTMNCPANQNRDTDPGVCTYTAVGNEFDPVNINENCATYTLSNDFTGGPTLAGAAFPRGTTTVRWVLIDAGGNSTQCNFSITVTDREDPVISACAPPQTASADEDCQAAVPDVKGLITASDNCTPSASLVISQSPAAGSLVGVGVTNINIIVEDQYGNQASCQTTFTVTDDTAPVFADCPAEPRDLGCNPSTLPNEAMAITIAGNVTDNCNASPIVSATGGSITNTGCDYTQTWTVTATDGSNSASCEVVFEWNEDNEAPVITTTATNGDLGCNPTVTAPVFTGTDNCEGTFTPDVASDGPVNTSGCLWSQTWTATYTDDCGNAASPVSITYTWTIDNERPEITTSAVSGDLGCSPAVVEPIFSGSDNCEGNITPVVTTSGPSNTGCDYSQTWTAEYTDACGNPATEVSITYTWTQDNAAPDITCPADQTVTVNSGNVYIHSGTGWDATATDNCPGTVTLAAQLSGVTTTGPHTTLNGVTFNQGLTTVTWTATDACGNEATCEFYVQVDGTADIAVEKTGPTTITAGEQIEWTITVTNLGPATAPEVTLTDAIPAGVNNAQISTDGGSTWIGWTGTMIFNNLAVNDPQALLLRGEVDCAALDFTNTAEVAVSLPFKDPNPDNDESSVTTTIENPLVVTAEVTDSECEEEGEIDITVTGGTPPYTYVWTGPVGFTSTDEDLTGLVSGTYTVVVTDANGCEATDSWTVTSEDTEPPTFTAPGPFDFCVSGIFSAVYDGVIGPDSDIVPDDIYLPLFPTGWTRPDWYIIDAGSTVLDIDPASLNDNCCDPGELTISWIINFSTGEPSITGTGQPSTYDPDTNGSPDPIKLWGTPNNVNVTHTIEYSVTDCNGNVAATVSVDILIRPRPEVDKQ; encoded by the coding sequence TTGAAGGCAAACGCATCACCGGAACACATCTCCACAGTCCGCTCCCTGAGCCGGACTGCAGCACGCACCGCAATTGTCAGGTGCAAGCCGCTGCGTTTGTCTGCCCCTGCCCTGCAGTTGCTCCCCGCCCGCTTTTCACGCACATGTGTACGCGCGCGTGCCTGTTACTTAATATTATCATTTTTACTTATCTCCCTGAATATCAAGGCACAACAACCTGTTGTCCTTACCTGGCCCCTCACCTCCCCCAACGAAACGGCCATCCCCTCTCCCTATGCCACCCTCTCCTTCTCTGCCGGCAAAGGCGTTGACTCGCTGCGCTTTAGCGAAGCGTTCGGCGTGATGGCCAACGGATGGAACACCGACAACCAGGACCCTGAAGCTTACTTCGAGTACACCCTTACCCCCGCCCCCGGCACCAGCCTTGAAATCAACCGGCTGAACTTCGAAGTAAGCCTGAGCCGCGTGAATATGCGCACCTCGGTGCAGTACTCCTACGACGGTTTCCGCATGCAGAAGACCCAGATCGGTCACACCATCTACATCGCCACCCATGAGCCCCGCAACCTGCCCGTAAAAACCAGCCTCCGGGTTGCCTACCCCCAAACCCTCAGCATCCGCGTTTACGGCTGGAGCACCGTGGATTACCTCGTTGACTTCTGCACCCGGAACGTAAGCTTTGATGCCGTGGTATTTGGCCGTGATTTGCTGGCTGAAATCCCAACCGACACCCTTTCACCCCAAACTGAACTACCCGAAATTGAGCCGGTAACACCCGAAACCCTTGCCGCTTTGCCAGCAACCGAAGATTCTCCCAAACTTCCCCCATCGGATACCACCCAAATCACCGAACCATTGGCCGCTTTGGGCGTGTTGCCTCCACAGGATACATTGGTGGGAGGTGGAAAAGAAGGAGAGAAGGCGCCGTTGGGGACAGTTACAATTACAACATCACAAAACTGGACAGTTCCAGCAGGTGTTTATGAAATTACGGTGGAATGCTGGGGTGGCGGTGGCGGAGGTGGTGGCGCATATATTGGCGCTGGAGGTGGCGGTGGAGGTGGTGCCTATCAGGTTGCGACTTTTGCAGTAAGTGTGGGACAGGTTTACAACATAACAGTTGGTGGCGGAGGATCAAGCGGGTCAAATCAAAATGGGGGAAATGGTGGCACAACAACTGTAACCGGCCCCGGCGGAAGTTTAACAGCAAATGGAGGGTATGGAGGGATCCGAGGTGAAGGATATAGATATTGGGACTGGGGGTCGTTTTCTTATATTTATGTAAATGATTATGGAAATGGGGGTAATGGTGGCGCAGGAGCATTTAGCGGTGGGAATGGGGGAAATTCTTCTGGGAACGGCGCTGGCGGCGGTGGTGGCGCTGGAAATAACGGCAGTGGGACTGCTGGAGGAAACACAGCAACGGGAGCCGGAGGTGCAGGCAATCCAAATGTTGTACCTTATGTTGGAGGAAATGGAGGAGCTTATAGAAATAGTAATGGAGGAGGAAATAATGCAAGCATCCCCAGCGGAGGTGGAGGTGGAGCAAGATCAGTTAGTAGTACAAGCTCAGGGAGCGGTGGTACAGGTGCAAGAGGACAGGTCATCATCTCTTGGCCGGCTTGTGTTGATCCAACTATATATAATGTTACTGGTGGTGGTTCATATTGCTCAGGTGGTGCTGGCTTGCCCGTTGGCGTTGATAACTCAGAAGCTGATGTTAACTATCAATTGTTCAGGGGAGCAACAGCACTTGCAATAATTAATGGAACTGGAGGTGCAATAACCTTTGGAAACCAAACGGTGGCTGGAACTTATACGGTGGTCGCTACACGCACGGTTGGTGGTTGCACTTCAATTATGAATGGTTCGGCTACTATTACTATAAACCCTCTGTCTGTCGCACCAACTGCAATAACCGGAACGACAACGATTTGTACAGGCTCCTCAACAACGCTTACCGTTAGTGGAGGTACATTAGGAACAGGCGCTACAGTGCAGTGGTTTACAGGTTCATGCGGTGGAACTTCAGCAGGAACAGGAAATAGCATTACAGTAAATCCTACTGTCGCAACAACTTATTATGTTCGTTATTCCGGTACTTGCAATACAACAACGTGTGCTTCGGCTACGGTTACTGTAAACGAGGACAACACCGTTTCTCCAGCCAGTTATAGCCCAAGTTTGTGTATTAATAGTGCTTTGAATCCCTCCATTACCCACACCACAACCGGGGCTACCGGAATTGGCGCAGCTACCGGCTTGCCCGCTGGTGTTTTTGCTGCATGGGCTGCAAATACAATCACCATCTCAGGAACACCAACTGCATCTGGAACCTTCAACTATTCAATTCCTTTGACTGGTGGTTGCGGGCCGACAATCTATGCAACGGGTACAATCATCGTTAACCCTCTTCCCGTTGCAACCATAACCGGACCAACACCCGTTTGTCAGGGTGAGGCAGGCCAGGTATATACTACCCAAGTGGGAATGACAAATTATAATTGGAGTATTGCGGGAGGAACGATAAATTCAGGCAATACCACGGCTTCAGTATCTGTAACCTGGAATACCCCCGGAAATCAGTCTATTAGTGTTTATTATACTAATGGTAATGGGTGTACCGGTAACGCGGTAACTTTTCCGGTTTTGGTCAATCCAACACCTGTGGCCGTTTCACCCGGGGATCAAAGTTTCTGTAATGGCATAGCAACTCCGGTAATCAATCTTACCGGAACACCTTCTGGTGTTACATTTAATGTAAGCGGCGGAACAGGTATAGGACTGGCTAACCAAAACGGTATTACCGCAATTCCTTCATTTGTTCCTACAACCGGCACCGCCACTATTTCCATAACCCCCGTAGCCAACGGATGTACAGGCAGCCCGGTGACTTTCACCATCACCGTTTATGATTTGCCTACGGCTGTTGCTCCCTCCGATCAAATGTATTGTAATGGAGAAACGACTACTGTTATTTCACTTTCCGGCACACCGACAGGAGTTGTGTTTGACATTTCGGGTGGTGCTGCTGTCGGACTTGCCAATCAAACCGGCGTAACTCAAATACCATCTTTTACAGCAACAACAGGCTCAGCCACAGTTACCATTACTCCTCAGGCCAATGGATGCACCGGAACAGCGGTAACCTATGATATTCTCGTGCATCCTACTCCAACAGTAACTTCGCCTGGGAATCTGGTTTATTGCCACAATGTTACTACCACTCCGATAAATTTAAACGGAACGCCATCCGGTGTTGTTTTTGACATAAGCGGCGGTACTTCCATAGGATTGGCTGATCAAACTGGGGTGACAGCAATACCTTCATTTACCACCATTGCCGGTATAGCAACCATAACCATCACACCAAGAGCAAATGGATGTACAGGTACACCGGGAACTTTTACCATCACCGTTCAATCCGTCCCCACTGCCGGCTCCATCGCTGCAGATCAATATATTTGTTTTGGAGGTACGCCTGATCCAATTACCAGTGTACAAAACGGAACCGGTGACGGCGACATTACCTATCGCTGGGAACGTTCGGTTTCACCTTTTACAGTTTGGACAACCATTGCAGGTGCCACCACTGCCGGATATAATCCCGGCCCCCTGGCGTTTACCACTCAATTCAGGAGATACACCGTATCTACACTGAACGGAATTGCATGTGAGTCAGCAGCAAGTAATGTAGTAACCATCACCATCCAGGATGTGGCTGTTACGGCCGGAAGTATCGGTTATAGTCAGACCATCTGTTACAATGGAACACCGGATAACCTGGTTTCAGTCGTTGACGGTACAGCAACAGCCGGTGCAACCGTAAGTTATGAGTGGCAGATCAATACAGGAGCCTGGGTACTTCTACCGGGTGAAAACAATGCTACCCTGAATATTTCCACACCCCATACAGTCACCACATCCTACCGCAGAAGGACGGTAGCCACCCTGGCTGGCAATTCATGTTATTCCGATTGGACGCTACAGGTAACCATTACCGTGATCCGTCCGGTGACTGCCGGGAGCATCGCTGCCAGCCAGACCATCTGTAACGGAGACACCCCCGCCGCGCTGACCTCTGTAACCGCCGGCGCCTCACCCGGAGCCACCATCACCTACCGCTGGGAACAAAGCACCGACCTGGGTGTAAACTGGACCACCATCGCAGGGGCAACCACGGCAGGCTATGCCCCTGGTGCGCTTACCCAGACCACCTGGTACAGGCGTATTACCATAGCCACACAAAACGGAACTTCCTGCGAATCAGTGCCAACCAATACCGTGATCATAACGGTACAGGATGTTGTGAACCCGGGTAGCATTGCCGCCAGCCAGACCATCTGCTATGGCGCAACTCCGGCCCCGCTCACCTCTGTTACACCGGGCAGCGGATCTTCTTCACCGGCTTATTCATGGGAATACAGTATCAATGGTGGTGCTACCTGGATTCCCATTGCAGGAGCTACAGGAGCAGGATATGCCCCTGGTGCCCTTACCCAGACCACGTGGTACAGACGGATTACAACCTGCACCGTAAACGGGGTAAACTGCTCTGCCGCATCAGCGCATGTGGTCATAACCGTTCAGGGACAGGTGATTCCCCCGACGGTGACAGCAAATCAGACGATTTGCTACAACACGACTCCGGCAATACTTAACAGAACCAATGCCACGGGAGGATCGGGCACTTTTACCTATCAGTGGCAGAGCAGCACGGATAATGTAAACTTTACCAATGTGGGTGCCTCCGGCCCGACCTATCAGCCCCCGGCACTGACCGTAACGACCTATTACCGGGTTGCTGTGACAGATGCCAGTTGTGGGGGGCCGTATTTTAGTAACGTGGTTACCATTACAGTAAGAGCGCAACTGGTAGCACCGGAGATTTGCTGCGATCAGGTTGTATGCTATGGATATGCTGCAGATGCAATTACAATAACTTCTCCTCCTACCGGTGGAGTTGGAACATATTCTTACCAATGGCAATGGAGTAATAATGGAACCGAACCTTGGACAAATCAAGCTGGTGCTATTTTCCCTTCTTATACTCCTGCGATTTTTGACAGATATTACAGATTGGTTGTTACTGACCCTTGTGGCACTGTATATTCAAATGCTGTTCATATAACATCTTCTGTTTCATTTTCACTTTCATTTACTGGCAGCGGCTATCCATCAAATCAAGTTTGTCCTGGATACTCATTTAACTATGAAATCTGGTCTGGAGGAATTACTCTTAGTGGGAAAACAATTAAGTATTCCTGGTCTGCTGATCCAAATTTCGTTTCACCGTCTACAGGAGGTCCGATTGGTAATGTTTGGGGCTTTTTAATATATTTATATTGGGCAGAGATAGATTTTACAGTCTTTAACTATACTAATCAAACTGTTACAACCACTATTAACATATATCCAACAGTTTATAACAACAATGGAACAGTTTATTGTAATCTGAGTCCGCAACCATTCCCGGTAACTATCAGACCTTTTATGCTGGCCTGCCCCTCCGATATCACCGCCAATACTTCTCCCGGAAGTTGTACTGCACAAGTCAGCATTCCTAACATACAGTGGGTTCCAAATTCCTGTACTTCAACTGTAACCTGGACCATGAGCGGGGCAACAACAGGAAGCGGAACGGGAAATATGAATACAAGAACATTTAACCAGGGTGTTACAACGGTAACTTACTCATCCGTTATGAACGGACAAAACACCACCTGTTCCTTTACCGTAACGGTCACCGACAACGAAGCCCCGGCAATTACCTGCCCGGTAAATATAACCAGGAATACCGACCTGAATCAATGTGCAGCATCCATTGCAACCCCCAATCCCACATTCAGCGACAACTGCGGAGGTGCAGCAGGAGTTACCTTACTTACCTGGAGTATGAGCGGTGCAACCACAGGTACTTCACCCATGACAGGAATCAATTATGTCGGCACCCAAACCTTTAATCCCGGTGTTACCACCATCAATTACTCCGCCGAAGATGCCGCCGGAAACAAGAATACCTGCTCCTACACAGTAACGGTTACCGATAACCAGTCTCCCACCTTTACTTCCTGCCCGTCAAACTATAATGTAAGTACAGATGAGGGTATCTGTTCGGCAACATTTGACCCGGCCGACCCGGCAGTTACTGATAATTGCTATGATCTGCTGGCCGTTACCTGGGTAATGACCGGAGCAACGACCGGCAACTCGCCGGCAACCGGCATCAACTTCCTGGGGACTACGACATTTAATACCGGTGTTACCACCATCACTTACACCGCGGTAGATCCGGGTGGCAATAATGCGACCTGTTCATTTACCGTTACAGTTACCGACAACGAGGCTCCTGCTTTCACATTCTGCCCTCCCGGGTACTCTGTAAATGCCGGACCTGGCCGTTGTGATGCGGAAATAAATACACAAAATCCGGAATACTTCGATAACTGCGGAATATCGGGCCTTACATGGACCATCACAGGAGCCACTACCGGATCCGGCACCGGAAATATCGGACAATACACCTTTAATGTCGGGACCAGTATTGTGGTTTACACCCTGGCCGATAACAGCGCACCTCCCGTAACCGCAACCTGCACATATGAAGTAAGGGTAATTGACAACCAGCCGCCCACCATGAACTGCCCGGCCAATCAGAACAGGGATACAGATCCGGGCGTATGTACCTACACAGCCGTTGGTAATGAATTCGATCCGGTCAATATCAACGAAAACTGCGCCACCTATACCCTTAGCAATGATTTCACCGGCGGGCCTACCCTTGCCGGCGCTGCATTCCCGCGAGGCACAACCACGGTGCGCTGGGTACTGATCGATGCAGGCGGAAACTCAACCCAATGCAATTTTTCTATAACTGTTACCGACCGTGAGGATCCGGTAATCTCCGCTTGCGCGCCCCCTCAGACTGCCAGTGCCGATGAGGACTGCCAGGCTGCGGTACCTGATGTTAAAGGGCTGATTACTGCCAGCGACAATTGCACCCCGTCAGCATCCCTTGTTATTTCGCAGAGTCCGGCGGCCGGTTCACTTGTCGGGGTAGGTGTTACCAACATTAACATTATTGTGGAAGATCAGTACGGAAATCAGGCCAGTTGCCAAACCACATTTACGGTAACTGACGATACCGCACCGGTATTCGCAGACTGCCCGGCAGAGCCCAGAGATCTTGGTTGTAACCCGTCAACACTGCCCAATGAAGCCATGGCCATTACTATTGCAGGCAATGTAACTGATAACTGCAACGCCAGTCCCATTGTAAGTGCCACCGGAGGCAGCATCACCAATACCGGATGCGACTACACCCAAACCTGGACAGTAACCGCCACAGACGGTAGTAATTCAGCCAGTTGCGAGGTGGTGTTTGAGTGGAATGAAGATAATGAAGCCCCCGTAATCACCACCACCGCCACAAACGGTGACCTGGGTTGTAACCCGACGGTTACAGCTCCCGTATTTACCGGAACCGACAACTGCGAAGGAACATTTACCCCGGATGTTGCCTCCGACGGACCGGTGAACACCAGCGGCTGCCTGTGGTCACAAACCTGGACAGCAACCTATACCGATGACTGCGGGAACGCAGCCTCCCCGGTTAGCATTACCTACACCTGGACCATCGACAATGAGCGCCCCGAAATCACAACCTCAGCGGTAAGCGGTGACCTGGGATGCAGCCCGGCCGTTGTGGAACCCATATTCTCAGGCTCCGATAACTGCGAAGGAAACATCACCCCGGTGGTCACCACCTCTGGCCCTTCAAATACCGGTTGCGATTACTCCCAGACATGGACAGCCGAATATACCGATGCCTGCGGAAATCCTGCTACAGAAGTCAGCATTACTTACACCTGGACACAGGATAATGCTGCTCCCGACATCACCTGCCCAGCAGATCAAACCGTCACCGTCAACTCCGGCAATGTTTATATCCACTCCGGCACCGGCTGGGATGCCACCGCCACCGACAACTGCCCGGGAACAGTAACTTTAGCGGCTCAGCTTTCTGGTGTAACAACCACAGGCCCCCACACCACCCTCAACGGCGTCACCTTCAACCAGGGCCTGACCACCGTTACCTGGACCGCCACCGATGCCTGCGGAAATGAAGCTACCTGTGAATTTTATGTTCAGGTGGATGGCACAGCAGATATTGCGGTTGAGAAAACCGGCCCCACAACCATTACTGCCGGAGAGCAGATAGAGTGGACCATTACCGTGACCAACCTCGGTCCGGCAACGGCTCCTGAGGTTACCCTGACCGACGCTATACCGGCAGGTGTAAATAATGCACAGATTTCCACCGATGGCGGCAGCACCTGGATTGGATGGACAGGAACCATGATATTTAATAACCTGGCGGTGAATGATCCTCAGGCATTGTTGCTCAGGGGCGAGGTTGACTGCGCTGCTTTAGATTTCACCAACACAGCTGAGGTTGCTGTATCCCTGCCATTTAAGGATCCAAATCCGGACAATGACGAATCCTCTGTAACTACCACTATTGAGAACCCGCTGGTTGTTACTGCGGAAGTTACTGATTCAGAGTGCGAGGAAGAAGGCGAAATTGATATCACCGTTACCGGCGGAACGCCGCCGTATACCTATGTATGGACAGGCCCCGTTGGCTTTACCAGCACTGATGAAGACCTTACCGGCCTTGTTTCCGGCACCTATACGGTGGTGGTAACCGATGCCAATGGTTGCGAGGCTACCGATAGCTGGACCGTTACCAGCGAGGATACCGAACCTCCGACCTTTACCGCCCCAGGGCCGTTTGATTTCTGCGTATCAGGTATTTTCTCCGCAGTTTATGACGGAGTGATCGGACCTGATTCAGACATAGTTCCTGACGATATCTACTTGCCCTTATTCCCAACCGGCTGGACAAGACCTGACTGGTACATAATAGACGCAGGAAGTACCGTGCTTGACATTGATCCTGCTTCTCTTAATGACAATTGCTGCGATCCCGGCGAACTTACAATAAGCTGGATAATTAACTTCAGCACCGGAGAACCTTCAATTACCGGCACCGGGCAACCTTCAACCTATGATCCGGATACTAATGGTTCGCCTGATCCGATCAAACTATGGGGCACACCGAACAATGTGAATGTGACCCATACCATTGAATATTCAGTTACCGATTGTAACGGCAATGTGGCCGCTACCGTTTCCGTAGATATCCTGATCCGGCCAAGGCCCGAAGTGGATAAACAGTAA